A window from Borrelia sp. P9F1 encodes these proteins:
- a CDS encoding lactate permease LctP family transporter: MNSYDFMKALVPIILIVVGLGILKKPAYCVLLICLAVTTVMVIFDKNLGVANTSLAILEGAIMGIWPIVIVIIAAIFTYKMSESQNDMKIIKSMLSNVSSDKRIIVLLVAWGFGNFLEGVAGYGTAVAIPVSILMAIGFEPIFACLICLIMNTSSTAYGSVGIPIISLAQSTGLDVKVVSSDIALQLMLPTMVIPFILVMLAGGGVAGLRGVFTLTLLSGISMAVSQIYVSRALGPELPAVLGSMLSMIITIIYVKFFEKKDSAHAAEKVSVKQGFLACLPYILIVSFIVIVSPLFHSINKYLSSFKTILEIYPGTAPSHFKWITSPGLLIFFATILSYSIRGVPLVEQLKVFIITVKKMALSSFVIVCIVSISRLMTHSGMIKDIADGISILTGTLYPLFSPLIGALGTFLTGSDTVSNILFGPLQIQIAENISANPYWLAAANTTGATGGKMISPQNITIATTTAGLIGQEGRLLSKTIVYALCYTIISGILVYLAIR, from the coding sequence ATGAATTCTTACGATTTCATGAAAGCCTTAGTACCAATCATACTGATAGTCGTTGGGCTTGGGATATTAAAAAAACCAGCTTACTGTGTGTTACTAATATGCTTAGCAGTGACTACTGTAATGGTTATATTTGATAAAAATTTAGGGGTAGCTAATACAAGTCTTGCAATACTTGAAGGAGCAATAATGGGAATATGGCCAATAGTTATCGTAATTATTGCTGCTATTTTTACTTATAAAATGTCTGAAAGCCAAAATGACATGAAAATCATAAAGTCTATGTTATCAAATGTATCCTCTGATAAGCGAATCATTGTTTTACTTGTAGCGTGGGGGTTTGGGAATTTTTTAGAGGGGGTTGCGGGGTATGGTACTGCTGTTGCAATTCCAGTCTCAATATTAATGGCAATAGGGTTTGAGCCGATCTTTGCCTGTCTTATATGTCTTATCATGAATACATCTTCAACTGCATATGGTTCTGTAGGTATCCCTATCATATCTCTAGCCCAATCAACAGGACTAGATGTTAAAGTAGTATCGTCTGATATTGCCTTGCAATTAATGCTTCCAACTATGGTCATACCGTTCATATTAGTAATGCTAGCGGGCGGGGGTGTTGCTGGTCTTAGGGGAGTATTTACACTCACGCTCCTTTCAGGGATATCAATGGCAGTATCTCAAATTTATGTATCAAGAGCATTGGGACCAGAACTTCCTGCAGTACTTGGAAGCATGCTCTCAATGATTATAACGATAATTTATGTAAAATTTTTCGAAAAAAAAGACTCAGCTCATGCCGCTGAAAAAGTATCGGTAAAACAAGGTTTTCTTGCTTGTCTCCCTTATATTCTAATAGTTTCATTCATAGTAATTGTTTCTCCACTTTTCCACAGTATAAATAAATACCTGTCAAGCTTTAAGACCATTCTTGAAATTTATCCCGGGACGGCTCCCTCACACTTTAAATGGATAACCTCACCAGGATTATTAATTTTTTTTGCAACAATATTGTCCTACTCAATAAGAGGTGTTCCTTTGGTTGAACAGTTGAAAGTATTTATAATCACTGTAAAAAAAATGGCCTTATCTTCATTTGTAATTGTTTGTATAGTATCAATATCAAGGCTCATGACACATAGTGGAATGATAAAAGACATCGCAGATGGCATCTCCATTTTAACAGGAACACTTTACCCATTATTCAGCCCATTAATAGGCGCTCTTGGTACTTTCTTAACAGGCAGTGATACTGTGTCAAACATTTTGTTCGGGCCCTTACAAATACAAATTGCAGAAAACATCTCTGCCAATCCTTATTGGCTCGCAGCTGCAAACACAACAGGAGCAACAGGAGGGAAAATGATTTCGCCCCAAAATATCACAATAGCAACTACAACTGCAGGTCTTATCGGGCAAGAAGGAAGGCTATTATCAAAAACTATCGTGTATGCTCTTTGCTACACTATTATATCAGGGATATTAGTTTATCTTGCTATAAGGTAA
- a CDS encoding D-alanyl-D-alanine carboxypeptidase family protein, giving the protein MKIVSTMLQILILSGELFSVDLVEVERVAKDAKSVVLLEYDTKRVLYARGSNLILPPASLTKLVTIYTALIEARKRNIDFKSIVPISGAASYYNAPLNSSLMFLEEGQRVNFEELLKGLAVASGNDAAVAVAEFMTGGDLDNFINLMNINVLNLGLLNMHFVDASGYSDSNEITAIEMALFARSYIEKFEFMLSIHSLGSFIYPKPENLGNTYSSKVLNLKQHNKNLLIHSYPCADGLKTGYIGKSGLNMVATAKRGGMRLISVILGVNKGIGNVGEKRRALIAEKLFEYGFNNYHKFSFIVKSEERVYNGDTSTVDISSRVPFRYVFSKDEVGRVKVYSRVRDLVAPLGGDDVVGKAEFFLDNDKLGELSLFSRCVRRLGFLNSFYKFVVSFFERE; this is encoded by the coding sequence ATGAAAATTGTCTCGACTATGTTACAGATTTTAATTTTATCTGGTGAGCTTTTTTCAGTTGATTTGGTTGAGGTTGAAAGAGTGGCAAAGGACGCAAAGTCGGTTGTTCTTCTTGAGTATGATACTAAGCGCGTTCTTTATGCAAGGGGATCTAATTTAATTCTTCCACCGGCATCTCTTACTAAACTCGTCACAATTTATACTGCTTTAATTGAGGCAAGGAAAAGGAATATAGATTTTAAGAGCATTGTTCCTATTAGTGGAGCCGCGTCATATTACAATGCTCCGCTAAATTCTTCTCTAATGTTTTTAGAAGAAGGACAGAGGGTGAATTTTGAAGAATTACTTAAAGGGCTTGCGGTTGCATCTGGAAATGATGCTGCTGTAGCTGTTGCTGAATTTATGACGGGAGGAGATTTAGACAATTTTATTAATTTAATGAATATTAATGTCCTAAACTTGGGACTTTTGAATATGCATTTTGTTGATGCATCAGGATATAGCGATAGTAATGAAATTACAGCAATAGAAATGGCATTGTTTGCAAGATCCTATATAGAAAAATTCGAATTTATGCTTAGTATACATTCTCTTGGAAGTTTTATTTATCCAAAACCTGAAAATTTGGGAAATACGTATTCTTCAAAGGTGTTAAATTTGAAGCAACACAATAAAAACCTTTTAATACACAGTTATCCCTGTGCTGATGGGCTTAAGACAGGTTATATTGGGAAATCTGGTTTAAATATGGTTGCTACAGCCAAAAGGGGAGGAATGAGATTAATATCCGTTATTTTAGGTGTTAATAAGGGGATTGGCAATGTGGGAGAAAAAAGACGTGCTTTGATTGCTGAGAAGTTATTTGAATATGGGTTTAATAATTATCATAAATTTTCTTTCATTGTAAAATCAGAAGAAAGGGTCTATAATGGGGACACGAGTACAGTCGATATCTCGTCTAGGGTGCCTTTTAGGTATGTTTTTTCAAAAGATGAAGTTGGTAGAGTGAAGGTTTACTCCCGTGTGAGGGATTTGGTTGCTCCACTTGGTGGGGATGATGTGGTTGGAAAAGCTGAGTTTTTTTTGGATAACGATAAACTGGGTGAGTTAAGTTTGTTCAGTCGGTGTGTTAGGAGATTGGGATTTTTAAATAGTTTTTATAAGTTTGTTGTGAGTTTTTTCGAAAGAGAGTAA
- a CDS encoding chemotaxis protein CheD (catalyzes the conversion of glutamine residues to glutamate on methyl-accepting chemotaxis receptors) produces the protein MLSHFNFKLKRDVTIIVPGEAFVSSNRVISTILGSCVSVVLHDGVRNVIGANHYVLVKSDSEVSSSQKGRYGVYAIPMLIDAMLDSGSSKNNLKAKLFGGANFMAGGAIKVGSENSEFAVNVLAKYGIPILSKDFDQSKSRKIFAYPENFRVVVEYPDDVKVF, from the coding sequence ATGTTAAGTCATTTTAATTTTAAGTTAAAAAGAGATGTTACGATAATAGTTCCGGGAGAAGCTTTTGTATCAAGTAATAGGGTTATTTCTACAATACTTGGGTCTTGTGTTTCTGTTGTCCTTCATGATGGGGTTCGTAATGTTATTGGAGCAAATCACTATGTTTTGGTTAAGTCGGATTCGGAGGTGTCTTCTTCACAGAAAGGTAGATATGGAGTTTACGCTATTCCTATGCTAATTGATGCCATGTTGGATAGTGGTTCCTCTAAAAATAATCTTAAGGCGAAGCTTTTTGGTGGGGCTAATTTCATGGCAGGGGGAGCTATAAAGGTGGGGTCTGAGAATTCAGAGTTTGCAGTTAATGTTTTGGCTAAGTACGGCATTCCGATTTTGAGTAAAGATTTTGATCAGTCTAAATCTAGGAAGATTTTTGCTTATCCTGAAAACTTTAGAGTTGTGGTGGAATATCCAGATGATGTCAAGGTTTTTTAA
- the pepD gene encoding beta-Ala-His dipeptidase — translation MEHIVIDYFRRISQIPRCSKNVEGINNYIKNEAKKFGYPLKKDSIGNIVVKVKSNGIVNSEPIILQAHTDMVCEKNEDVVHDFKKDPIHIIENDGYLVASGTTLGADDGIGVAMMLAIMSEANSFRHPELELLFTVDEEIGLIGAIGLDPSLCSGKMLINLDGEEEGYFLVGCAGSRLVNINFKPKYRVSKKNVGVEILFTGLKGGHSGADIHIDLGNSLKLMFFALSELRSRIDFDVEYISGGDKSNAIPREAKSFILIDPEDYVSLEKELGSFKLKVKRMYTLDCDFKIKLKKVSFSGIALENVDQDKILNMGMAFLHGVQKVEDYGNRLIRTSLNFASLLKLNDEYQFVFTIRSLLDIEKEYVFSHLRAISGLAGARFEIVYDYPAWNSNKDSKLVNHLKSVYKGMYLEDPRTIVIHAGLETGIISSKFGGIDSVTIGPWIEAPHTPRERVNIESTIRVYNFLKTSLDSM, via the coding sequence ATGGAACATATTGTAATTGATTATTTCAGAAGAATATCTCAAATACCTAGGTGTTCAAAGAATGTAGAAGGGATTAACAATTATATTAAAAATGAGGCTAAAAAATTTGGGTATCCTCTCAAGAAAGACAGCATAGGTAATATTGTGGTCAAGGTTAAGTCTAATGGTATTGTAAATTCAGAGCCTATTATTCTTCAAGCCCACACGGACATGGTTTGTGAGAAAAATGAGGATGTTGTTCATGATTTTAAGAAAGATCCTATTCATATAATTGAAAATGATGGATATTTGGTAGCATCGGGTACTACTCTTGGTGCTGATGATGGGATTGGAGTTGCTATGATGCTTGCTATTATGAGTGAGGCTAATAGCTTCAGACATCCTGAATTAGAACTTCTATTTACTGTTGATGAGGAGATAGGGCTAATAGGAGCCATTGGGCTTGATCCCAGTTTATGTAGTGGGAAGATGTTAATTAATCTTGATGGAGAGGAAGAGGGTTATTTCCTCGTCGGATGTGCTGGTTCTCGCCTTGTTAATATTAATTTTAAACCAAAATATAGAGTGAGTAAAAAAAATGTGGGAGTTGAGATTCTGTTCACTGGGCTTAAAGGGGGGCATTCTGGGGCAGATATTCATATTGATTTAGGAAACTCTTTAAAATTGATGTTTTTTGCTTTAAGTGAACTCAGATCAAGGATAGATTTTGATGTTGAATATATCTCTGGGGGGGATAAAAGCAATGCAATTCCTAGGGAAGCAAAATCTTTCATATTAATCGATCCTGAAGATTATGTTTCCCTAGAGAAGGAATTAGGATCATTCAAGCTTAAGGTAAAGAGAATGTATACTCTTGATTGTGATTTCAAGATTAAGCTAAAGAAGGTTAGTTTTTCAGGAATTGCTCTAGAAAACGTGGATCAAGATAAGATTTTAAATATGGGTATGGCCTTCTTACACGGGGTTCAGAAGGTTGAAGATTATGGAAATAGGCTTATTAGAACCTCTTTAAATTTTGCTAGTTTGTTGAAATTGAATGATGAATATCAGTTTGTCTTTACAATAAGGTCGTTGTTAGACATCGAGAAAGAATATGTTTTTAGTCATTTAAGGGCAATTAGTGGGCTTGCAGGAGCTAGATTTGAAATAGTATATGATTATCCCGCATGGAATTCGAATAAGGATAGTAAGCTTGTAAATCATCTTAAGAGTGTGTACAAAGGTATGTATTTAGAGGACCCAAGAACTATTGTGATTCATGCTGGCCTTGAGACTGGAATAATATCTTCAAAATTTGGAGGAATAGATTCAGTTACTATTGGTCCCTGGATTGAGGCTCCCCATACGCCAAGAGAGAGAGTCAATATTGAGTCAACTATTAGAGTTTATAATTTTTTAAAGACTAGTTTAGACAGTATGTAG
- the tig gene encoding trigger factor, which produces MILSKDVRLLSDSRVEAVVRVSRDFVKGKYDEFLRDYSSRLRVQGFRVGKVPFGVIESKYSDNLRALTVEKVIRESLEDLFKSVVYKPLAYATPKILEEKLDVDFEKDFEFTVAYEAYPEFEVPDIADIVVEVPEVIISDSDVEDGLKQLQAENSIVVEDKGSVKKGSIVKVDFVELDDSLGEILSTRRQDFVFTVGDSNNYYGFDEDIIGMKRGEERVVEKSYDEGYRFRELAGSVKKLKITVADVKRRDVPELDDDFAKDVNDSLNTLEELKERIRVDMLKLVEEKKEALKLSKFLFGIAEKLSIEIPPSMLEAELNNALSKFSEQSKISVDQARSSLSELESSDDVFKEKLLKNLKSRLILQKIVADDSEEVTDADLDLELARQAENTRMKLAEIRKFYEERDLIQILKDEVKSQKVRSKILKNVKEIRAKKISFKDFLNSEMGE; this is translated from the coding sequence GTGATATTAAGTAAGGACGTGAGGTTGCTTTCGGACTCTAGGGTAGAGGCTGTTGTTAGAGTTTCTAGGGATTTTGTTAAAGGTAAATATGATGAGTTTTTAAGGGATTATTCTTCTCGCCTCAGAGTACAGGGGTTTAGGGTGGGGAAAGTGCCTTTTGGTGTTATTGAGAGTAAATATTCTGATAATTTAAGGGCTTTGACTGTGGAGAAGGTTATCCGTGAGTCTTTGGAAGATCTTTTCAAGAGTGTCGTTTATAAACCGTTGGCTTATGCTACTCCTAAAATATTGGAAGAGAAGTTAGATGTAGATTTTGAGAAGGATTTTGAGTTTACTGTTGCGTATGAGGCTTATCCTGAATTTGAAGTACCAGATATTGCTGATATTGTTGTAGAAGTGCCTGAAGTTATTATTTCTGATTCTGATGTTGAAGACGGTCTTAAGCAATTACAGGCAGAGAACTCGATTGTTGTTGAGGATAAAGGTAGCGTTAAGAAGGGTAGTATTGTTAAGGTTGATTTTGTTGAGCTTGATGATTCTTTGGGAGAGATATTATCGACTAGAAGACAAGATTTTGTCTTCACTGTGGGGGATTCTAATAATTATTATGGGTTTGATGAAGATATCATTGGAATGAAGAGGGGCGAGGAGAGGGTCGTAGAGAAAAGTTATGATGAGGGATATAGGTTTAGGGAGCTTGCGGGTTCTGTTAAAAAATTGAAGATTACTGTTGCAGACGTTAAAAGACGTGATGTTCCTGAGCTTGATGATGATTTTGCAAAAGATGTTAATGATAGTCTTAATACGCTAGAAGAACTTAAGGAACGCATAAGAGTAGATATGTTAAAACTTGTAGAGGAGAAGAAGGAGGCTCTTAAACTTTCAAAATTTTTGTTTGGGATTGCAGAGAAGTTGAGTATAGAAATTCCTCCTTCCATGCTTGAAGCTGAGCTTAACAATGCTTTAAGTAAATTTTCAGAGCAGAGTAAGATCAGTGTTGATCAGGCTAGAAGTTCTTTAAGTGAATTAGAAAGTTCGGATGATGTTTTTAAGGAAAAATTGCTTAAGAATTTAAAGTCTAGGTTAATTTTGCAAAAGATTGTAGCTGATGATAGCGAGGAAGTTACGGATGCTGATTTGGATTTGGAGTTGGCTAGACAGGCTGAAAATACAAGGATGAAATTGGCAGAGATTCGAAAATTTTATGAAGAGAGAGATTTAATACAGATTTTGAAGGATGAAGTTAAGAGCCAAAAGGTTAGGAGTAAGATTTTAAAAAATGTCAAAGAAATTAGAGCTAAAAAAATTTCTTTCAAAGATTTTTTAAATAGTGAAATGGGTGAGTAA
- the clpP gene encoding ATP-dependent Clp endopeptidase proteolytic subunit ClpP produces the protein MYNLVPTVVEHTGNYERVFDIYSRLLRDRIIFLSGEISDVKADTVIAQLLFLESENSDRDVHVYINSPGGSITAGLAIYDTMQYIKPDVRTICIGQAASMAAFLLAGGTKGKRESLSYSRIMIHQPWGGIGGQASDISIQANEIIRLKGLIIDIMSSRLGVSRKKLSLDIERDYFMTPSDALVYGIIDNILERN, from the coding sequence ATGTATAATTTAGTCCCTACTGTTGTGGAGCACACGGGGAATTATGAACGGGTCTTTGATATATATTCAAGATTATTAAGGGATAGGATAATTTTTTTAAGCGGTGAGATTAGCGATGTTAAGGCAGATACGGTTATTGCACAGCTTCTTTTTTTGGAATCTGAGAATTCTGACAGGGATGTACATGTTTATATAAATTCTCCGGGGGGCAGTATAACTGCGGGGCTTGCAATTTACGATACTATGCAGTATATCAAGCCGGATGTTAGAACTATTTGTATTGGGCAGGCAGCTTCAATGGCTGCGTTTTTGCTTGCAGGGGGCACTAAGGGAAAAAGGGAATCACTGTCATATTCAAGAATAATGATTCATCAGCCTTGGGGAGGAATAGGGGGACAGGCTAGTGATATTAGCATACAGGCAAATGAAATCATAAGGCTTAAGGGATTGATAATAGATATTATGTCTAGTAGACTGGGGGTTTCTAGGAAGAAATTATCTCTTGATATTGAAAGAGATTACTTTATGACACCGAGTGATGCTCTTGTTTACGGAATTATTGACAATATTTTGGAGAGGAATTAA